ACAGCGCTGTCCTTCCTGCTGGAGGTGCGCGCCGCCCCGAACATCGTGGAGTTCAGCACGCCGGAACGGGAGGAGCGGGCCGAGCGCGACTGGTTGGCGCGGTACTCTGATCAGGCGTTTTCGCTGATCGACGCCGTGAGCTTCACCGTCATGGCGGAGCGCGGGATCGGTGAGGCGCTGGCACTGGACCGGCACTTTGCTACCGCGGGGTTTGTGCTCGCCCAGTAAAGAATAGGCGTGCCATGGCACTACTCCTCACCGGATCAGCAGCCGCACGTCCGCCCCCAGCGCCGCGAGAAGGCGCACCAT
This window of the Gemmatimonadota bacterium genome carries:
- a CDS encoding PIN domain-containing protein, which gives rise to MAPELFVDTSAWYPLVDRNAPGHARLAAVLRERITSGWTLVTTNLVIAESQALIMRRIGKETALSFLLEVRAAPNIVEFSTPEREERAERDWLARYSDQAFSLIDAVSFTVMAERGIGEALALDRHFATAGFVLAQ